One Corythoichthys intestinalis isolate RoL2023-P3 chromosome 9, ASM3026506v1, whole genome shotgun sequence DNA window includes the following coding sequences:
- the LOC130921474 gene encoding protein kinase C delta type-like: MAPFLRIAFNAYDVGDLPAPSDPPICAIKMKESVNTERGKTLIQKKPTMYPSWKSTFDAHIYDGRVLEVVLMQSAEQALAKATVGLSVLAERCKESKTSGRAEFWVDLVPSGKIQIAVQYLLEDSDAAQNQASVKVSPEDGLVTLNKRRGAFKQPRLHVIKNHEFTATFFHQPTFCSVCREFLWGLKKQGYKCRQCNAAIHKKCIEKIIGRCTGTAANSRDTMFKKERFKIDIAHRFKIHNYRGPTFCDHCGSLLWGLYKQGLKCEDCCMNVHSYCQKKVANLCGINQKLLAEALSQVSQKSLKKSDGADTSEIGIYQALGPGAPPFAGKNGKVSESSISVAPSVKRPRLTLDHLVFHKVLGKGSFGKVLLAELKGQGQYYAVKVLKKDVVLMDDDVECTMVEKRVLALAWENPFLTHLYSTFQSEEHLFFVMEYLNGGDLMFHIQDKGRFDLARATFYAAEIIVGLQFLHSRGIIYRDLKLDNVMLDMDGHIKIADFGMCKENICGDVRASTFCGTPDYIAPEILLGQKYTFSVDWWSFGVLLYEMLIGQSPFQGDDEDELFESIRSDTPHYPRWITKEAKRLLELLFERDPTRRLGVVGNIRKQPFFDCINWSALEKREVAPPFKPKVKSPSDCSNFDREFLSEKPRLTHGDKNLIESMDQLAFSGFSFVNPKLEHLISK, encoded by the exons AACGAGGAAAAACACTGATTCAGAAGAAACCAACTATGTATCCATCATGGAAATCTACTTTTGATGCTCATATATATGACGGTCGTGTTCTAGAAGTGGTTCTGATGCAGAGCGCTGAACAGGCCTTGGCAAAGGCTACTGTTGGTTTGTCTGTGCTCGCCGAACGCTGTAAAGAGTCTAAGACCAGTGGTCGTGCTGAATTCTGGGTGGACTTGGTACCGTCAGGGAAAATCCAAATTGCTGTACAGTATTTGCTGGAAGACAGTGATGCAG CACAAAACCAAGCATCTGTGAAAGTTTCTCCTGAGGATGGACTCGTAACCCTGAACAAGAGGAGGGGTGCTTTCAAGCAGCCCAGGCTTCACGTCATCAAGAATCATGAGTTTACTGCCACTTTTTTCCACCAGCCTACTTTCTGCTCTGTTTGCAGAGAGTTTCTCTG GGGCCTGAAAAAGCAAGGCTACAAGTGCAGAC AATGCAATGCAGCAATTCACAAGAAGTGCATCGAAAAGattattggcaggtgcactggAACTGCCGCAAACAGTCGTGACACAATG TTCAAGAAAGAGCGCTTCAAGATTGATATTGCGCATCGCTTCAAGATCCATAACTACAGAGGCCCCACCTTCTGTGACCACTGTGGCAGTCTGCTCTGGGGTCTATACAAACAAGGCCTTAAATGTGAAG ACTGTTGCATGAACGTTCATAGTTATTGTCAGAAAAAAGTGGCCAATCTTTGTGGAATCAACCAGAAGCTACTGGCTGAGGCTCTCTCTCAAGTCTCCCAG AAATCCTTGAAGAAGTCTGATGGCGCCGATACAAGCGAAATTGGGATCTACCAAGCCCTCGGTCCAGGAGCGCCTCCTTTTG CTGGTAAGAATGGCAAAGTGAGCGAGAGCTCAATCTCTGTTGCACCTTCTGTTAAGCGGCCACGCCTCACCCTCGACCACCTGGTCTTCCACAAGGTTTTGGGCAAAGGCAGCTTTGGCAAG GTGCTGTTGGCTGAGCTCAAGGGCCAGGGACAGTACTATGCGGTTAAGGTTCTCAAAAAGGATGTGGTTCTAATGGATGATGACGTAGAGTGTACAATGGTGGAGAAGCGAGTTCTTGCCCTTGCTTGGGAGAATCCCTTCCTCACACACCTTTACTCTACCTTCCAATCTGAG GAGCATCTTTTCTTTGTGATGGAGTATCTCAATGGAGGCGATTTGATGTTCCATATCCAAGACAAAGGCCGCTTTGATCTAGCCCGAGCCAC ATTCTATGCTGCTGAGATAATCGTTGGGCTGCAGTTCCTCCATTCAAGAGGAATTATTTACAG GGATCTGAAACTGGATAATGTAATGCTGGACATGGACGGGCACATCAAAATAGCAGACTTTGGCATGTGTAAGGAGAACATTTGTGGAGATGTCCGGGCCTCAACGTTCTGTGGGACACCAGACTATATCGCACCAGAG ATTCTCTTAGGACAGAAGTATACCTTCTCTGTGGACTGGTGGTCTTTTGGTGTGCTGCTCTATGAAATGCTGATTGGCCAGTCACCTTTCCAAGGTGATGATGAAGATGAGCTGTTTGAATCCATCCGGTCAGACACCCCTCACTACCCTCGGTGGATAACCAAGGAGGCCAAGAGATTGCTTGAGCTG TTATTTGAGCGAGATCCGACTCGTAGGCTTGGCGTAGTTGGAAACATCCGTAAACAGCCCTTTTTCGACTGTATCAACTGGTCGGCTCTGGAGAAGAGAGAAGTGGCTCCCCCTTTCAAACCCAAAGTG AAATCCCCAAGTGACTGCAGCAACTTTGACAGAGAATTCCTGAGTGAAAAGCCACGACTTACCCATGGCGACAAGAACCTCATCGAATCCATGGATCAGTTAGCATTTTCTGGCTTTTCCTTTGTCAACCCCAAATTGGAACATCTGATAAGCAAATGA